The Caldisericum sp. sequence CGTAATTCGTTGCACTTATAGTCTCAGTCCGTGCAATTGTTTGAGACCTGTTTTTATAAGTCTCCTCAAATAGCGTTTTCATTCTATTCGCTAAGTCCGGTATGCCTTCGCCGTTCTGAATGCCTTCGAGAAGTTGGTCATAAATGTCTTTCCTTGTGGTGCGTATAACTTCTGAAGCAGACTGCTCTAACGACTTCATTAAGTTCTCCTGAATTTTCGGCACTTGCAAATTGAAACTTGCTGAAAAACCAAGAGAACTCAAAACCTTATCGCCTGCCTGTTGCATAAATGAAAGAATAAACGGCTTGAGATGTTTAACGTAGTAATCCTTCCACTCGTCAGGCAAAGTCAAATCAACTATATCTTCAAGTTTGATTTTTGTAATAATCCCGTTTTGAGACTTCTTTTTATTCAACTCGCTTAAAATGTATTTCTCTTGCTTAGAAAAAATATCCATAATCTCTTTTGCTAACCTTTTTTCCATCGGCTCAGTCATTGCGATATAGTCTTTTGAAATCAAATCAAAATCAAACTCTTTGTTCTCTTTCACTTCAAGCCTCTGCTCTATTTTCTCTAATTTTTCTAAAATCTTTGCGGCCTCAGGATTAGGTTGTGGACTTACACTTCCAAGTGGTGTCATGTTTAGATTACCACACCATTGATTGCACCATGGGACTGGCTCAAGCCCGTCCTGTGTGCGTATCTCGTTTATGTATGTTGTGCCGTTTTTGAGTTGTATATCTCGTATTTGCTCTAAAATCTGTTTATCTTCAAGCGAAAGGTTTTCTGTGAACTTAAATCGGAATTCTGCTTTATTGTCTAATAACTTCGTTGTAATCTGCTCTGCAAGGTCATTTGCTAAAGGTTTAGTCACATACTTCTCGAAAATATACTCTTGCGTTTGTGCAACGGCTTTATTAACGCCTTGCATATCGTTGAAAAAGACCGAAGGTATACCGAATGCAATCATTATTCGCTGTTTCGTTAAGTCATCTACTTCTTTCATTCCAAACTGAAGCGGTGAGTTTCTGATATCTACAACTTTCCAATCAGAACCGCTTAGAAGCATAACCTTACCTGCGTTTGACGGGGCTGCGTACTTCTCTCGTATCTGCTCTTTAATCGTGTCAATTTGCTGAGGTGTAAGTTTATCCTGCGTTGTGAAAATCATATTCAAAAAAGCCCCGTTGTTAAAAATGTTTGATAAGACTTCCATCTGGCGATATTGAAGTTTTGAGTCTTCAAAGACTGTTGATAACGGGCTTACATCTTTAATTATACGCACAAACGGTGATTGCCCTGTAATAAGTGCGACTTCTGAGATATCATAACTATCAGTCCAGAAAACACGCATATAAAGGACTTTGATTTCGCTTGGAGTTACTAAAAGTGTAATTCTATCGCCGTCTAAGAGTTCGGGTTGTGGGAAGGACTTTCTAACAAATGCAATACCTGTTATATCTCTCCAATATTGAATTTTCTGCAAAAATTGTCTCGGCGTCAAGTTTACAGGATTAGCAAACCACGACATTAACTTCTGATTAGGCTTGTCATCGTTTACAATTTCCCATTCTAAGTCAGAAATCGCCTGTGCTCGCAAGGTCAAGGCTCTATTTACATATGGATTTTTAATAGCGGCGTCTTCAAGAGAACTTATATCTGAACTTACACCGCCTGTGAGAAGTCCCGTTCCTACATACGAAAAATTTTTCTCTCTTCTAAAAAAATCGAATAAACCCATCAGATTATCACCACCTCAGGAGTTCCCTTTTTAAAATGCGAATACACTGCGTATCTAAATGCGTCCATTAAATGGTCGTTAAATTTTACGGGTTCTTCTAAAACATTCCCGTCTTTATCTTTACGATATGAATAACCTTGAATTTCTTTTATGAAGTTCACACAGCGTGGGTGTATGTGAATTTTGAAGTTCTTTACAAAGTTTATGCCTTGTATGACATCCTTGTCAGTCTTACCAATTACAAATCCTGCCTGCTCAAGTTCCTCAATTCTATCTGGCTCTGCAAGGTCAGGATAGTACACATTCGCTTGTGGCTTGTCTTTTAAAAGGTCAATGAGTTCGGAGTTTTTAAGATGGCTCTGATAAATCTCGTCGAAAACATAAAGTTCGTTGTCTATTATCCCAATGTAAGCAACAGCACTTGGATTGTTAAAACCGAAATCAACACCTGCAACAACTTCGTCGAAATTGAGTTCAAATTCCTTGACGTCCCAATTGTTATAAATGAGTTCTGACAGCGTTCCCCACTCACCAAGAGCATAGACTTTGTACAAGTTTTCGTTCTGTGTTTTCAGTCCTTCCAAAACTTCCACATAAGATTGGTCTATGAACTTATTGTCCTGATAGGTTGCCTTTCTAATCACTGCTCGGTTGTCTATCGTATCAAAAAACCTCTTTTTCAACCAGTGCAAAGCACTTACAGGGTTAAAGGTCAAAA is a genomic window containing:
- a CDS encoding PBSX family phage terminase large subunit; its protein translation is MVIEIEQEVFNPKYIDLLDNKSRYLILYGGAGAGKSYFAAQKILIRTLQEKKSRILVVRKVARTLRNSSFLLLKDLISEWNLTSLFKINDVEMKIVCQNGNQILFAGLDDVEKLKSIAGITSIWIEEATELSEEDFTQVDLRLRDPSEYHQVILTFNPVSALHWLKKRFFDTIDNRAVIRKATYQDNKFIDQSYVEVLEGLKTQNENLYKVYALGEWGTLSELIYNNWDVKEFELNFDEVVAGVDFGFNNPSAVAYIGIIDNELYVFDEIYQSHLKNSELIDLLKDKPQANVYYPDLAEPDRIEELEQAGFVIGKTDKDVIQGINFVKNFKIHIHPRCVNFIKEIQGYSYRKDKDGNVLEEPVKFNDHLMDAFRYAVYSHFKKGTPEVVII
- a CDS encoding phage portal protein; translation: MGLFDFFRREKNFSYVGTGLLTGGVSSDISSLEDAAIKNPYVNRALTLRAQAISDLEWEIVNDDKPNQKLMSWFANPVNLTPRQFLQKIQYWRDITGIAFVRKSFPQPELLDGDRITLLVTPSEIKVLYMRVFWTDSYDISEVALITGQSPFVRIIKDVSPLSTVFEDSKLQYRQMEVLSNIFNNGAFLNMIFTTQDKLTPQQIDTIKEQIREKYAAPSNAGKVMLLSGSDWKVVDIRNSPLQFGMKEVDDLTKQRIMIAFGIPSVFFNDMQGVNKAVAQTQEYIFEKYVTKPLANDLAEQITTKLLDNKAEFRFKFTENLSLEDKQILEQIRDIQLKNGTTYINEIRTQDGLEPVPWCNQWCGNLNMTPLGSVSPQPNPEAAKILEKLEKIEQRLEVKENKEFDFDLISKDYIAMTEPMEKRLAKEIMDIFSKQEKYILSELNKKKSQNGIITKIKLEDIVDLTLPDEWKDYYVKHLKPFILSFMQQAGDKVLSSLGFSASFNLQVPKIQENLMKSLEQSASEVIRTTRKDIYDQLLEGIQNGEGIPDLANRMKTLFEETYKNRSQTIARTETISATNY